One Vicinamibacteria bacterium DNA window includes the following coding sequences:
- a CDS encoding pitrilysin family protein: MIGSMLLMTLTLSTPAQPQHPGVFPYPIDVRDFDNGLRLVGVRFDSPGIAAFYTVVRVGSRHEVEQGKSGFAHFFEHMMFRGTSTYPEDRYNDVLRAIGADSNAYTTFDRTVYHILASSQSLPRIIEIESDRFQNLEYSKEQFQKEAGAVLGEYNKSATNPFMGLYEKLHDTVYDHHPYQHMVIGFLEDIEAMPTLYDHSIEFFDRFYRPEYVTILVVGDYDWDALQRHIEEKYGRWKRGHYLPDIPAEPPQTAPREASVEWPAPTLPILAIGYRAPAFSTERIDMPGLDVLSQVHFGETSPIFQELVIDKQWVDFIQAGATDHADPPIYTILTRVRVPEKLDEVRKALLNELHRICEELADENRLQATKSHMRYQFLLGLDTADAVANTMAHYLALTNDPKTINRVYELYDSVTAEDVRRLAREYFREETRTIVTLSPAPGVSGEE, encoded by the coding sequence GTGATCGGGAGCATGCTTCTCATGACGCTGACGCTATCTACCCCCGCCCAGCCGCAACATCCAGGAGTCTTCCCCTACCCAATCGACGTCCGAGACTTCGACAACGGGCTTCGGCTCGTCGGCGTACGATTCGATAGTCCCGGGATCGCTGCCTTCTACACGGTCGTGCGGGTCGGGTCTCGCCACGAGGTGGAGCAGGGAAAGAGCGGCTTCGCGCATTTCTTCGAGCACATGATGTTTCGCGGGACGTCCACTTACCCCGAGGATCGCTACAATGACGTACTGAGGGCGATCGGAGCGGATTCCAACGCCTATACGACGTTCGACCGAACGGTGTACCACATCCTCGCGAGCTCGCAATCGCTTCCGAGAATCATCGAGATCGAATCCGATCGCTTTCAGAACCTGGAATACAGCAAGGAGCAGTTCCAGAAGGAAGCGGGAGCGGTTCTGGGCGAGTACAACAAGAGCGCGACGAACCCTTTCATGGGCCTCTACGAGAAGCTGCACGACACCGTCTACGACCACCACCCCTATCAACACATGGTGATTGGATTTCTCGAGGACATCGAGGCCATGCCTACCCTGTACGATCACAGCATCGAGTTCTTCGACCGATTCTATCGGCCGGAATATGTCACCATTCTCGTCGTAGGCGACTACGACTGGGACGCGCTGCAACGGCATATCGAGGAGAAATATGGACGCTGGAAGCGCGGGCACTACTTACCCGACATTCCCGCCGAACCGCCTCAAACCGCGCCTCGCGAGGCCTCGGTCGAATGGCCGGCACCTACGCTCCCGATACTCGCCATCGGCTACCGGGCCCCGGCGTTCAGCACCGAGCGCATCGACATGCCGGGACTCGACGTGCTCTCACAGGTGCATTTCGGGGAGACGTCACCCATCTTCCAGGAGCTGGTCATCGATAAACAATGGGTCGACTTCATTCAGGCGGGTGCTACCGATCACGCCGATCCACCCATCTACACCATCCTTACCCGGGTGCGGGTGCCGGAGAAGCTCGACGAGGTTCGCAAAGCCCTGCTGAACGAGCTCCACCGGATCTGCGAAGAGCTGGCGGACGAGAACCGACTTCAGGCAACGAAGAGTCACATGCGCTATCAATTTCTTCTCGGCCTCGATACCGCCGATGCCGTCGCCAACACCATGGCCCACTACCTCGCGCTCACCAACGACCCGAAGACCATCAACCGCGTTTACGAGCTCTACGACTCGGTAACTGCGGAAGACGTTCGCCGCCTCGCGCGCGAGTACTTCCGCGAGGAGACGAGAACCATCGTGACGTTGTCGCCGGCTCCCGGTGTCTCCGGTGAGGAATAA
- a CDS encoding NfeD family protein yields the protein MSVWTAFLVAGLASLIIDAAAPASGLQGDSASGSGASQPVSGKDDNLGEHSPGSSGVVFRIPIEGTIDLGLAPFVARVVESAAATDNAVVLLDIDTFGGRVDGAVLIRDTLIDAPVKTVAFIHPRAISAGALISLACEVIVMAPGGSIGAATPITGAGAGQEPQAADEKVLSYMRTEMRTTAEKRGRRGDVAEAMVDADVEIEGVIEKGKVLTLSTGEALALKIADHEARNLEEALEVIGLSGARVEETETNWAEAIARAVSEPTLSSLLLSIGFLGIMIELYQPGWGLPGTVGILSLVTFFFGHHVARLAGWEELLLFALGALLLLVELLVIPGFGLIGASGVALMLVSILLSLLALDFRVSWDLGFVNRALVVLSTSLVITAVLGFLVVRLLPGTGVARRFVLGESLAARAGFSSHDEAEKEGFPLGTLGEAITDLRPAGKIKVASKRIDAVSEGDYIASGERVKIVQWRSGTAVVRAEPGNRA from the coding sequence GTGTCAGTTTGGACGGCTTTCCTGGTTGCGGGCCTGGCGTCGCTCATCATCGATGCGGCAGCGCCGGCATCGGGGCTCCAGGGCGACTCCGCCTCGGGCTCGGGTGCTTCCCAGCCTGTATCGGGCAAAGACGACAATCTCGGCGAGCACTCGCCAGGCTCGTCGGGAGTGGTTTTCCGGATCCCGATCGAGGGGACGATCGACCTCGGGTTGGCACCCTTCGTCGCTCGCGTCGTGGAATCGGCCGCGGCGACGGACAACGCCGTCGTTCTGCTGGACATCGACACGTTTGGGGGCCGTGTCGACGGAGCCGTATTGATCCGCGACACGCTCATCGACGCGCCGGTGAAAACAGTGGCGTTCATCCACCCGCGGGCGATCTCGGCGGGCGCGCTGATCTCGCTGGCATGCGAGGTGATCGTCATGGCGCCTGGAGGCTCGATCGGAGCGGCCACGCCCATCACTGGAGCGGGAGCTGGCCAGGAGCCACAGGCCGCCGACGAGAAAGTGCTCTCGTACATGCGCACCGAGATGCGCACGACCGCGGAGAAGAGGGGCCGTCGGGGCGACGTCGCCGAAGCCATGGTCGATGCCGACGTGGAGATTGAAGGCGTCATCGAAAAAGGTAAAGTCTTGACGCTGAGCACCGGCGAGGCACTCGCTTTGAAGATCGCCGACCACGAGGCCAGGAACCTGGAAGAGGCCCTCGAAGTCATCGGTCTTTCTGGCGCCCGCGTCGAGGAGACCGAGACCAACTGGGCCGAGGCCATCGCCCGCGCCGTCTCCGAGCCGACTCTGTCCTCCCTGCTCCTCAGCATCGGATTCCTCGGCATCATGATCGAGCTGTACCAGCCCGGGTGGGGCCTTCCGGGAACGGTCGGAATTCTCTCCCTCGTTACGTTCTTCTTCGGCCACCACGTGGCCCGGCTCGCCGGTTGGGAAGAGCTCCTGTTGTTCGCCCTCGGAGCCCTCCTGCTGTTGGTCGAGCTTCTGGTGATCCCTGGGTTCGGCCTCATCGGCGCGAGCGGAGTGGCACTCATGCTGGTCTCGATCCTCCTTTCTCTGCTCGCACTCGATTTTCGAGTCTCCTGGGATCTGGGGTTCGTCAATCGCGCGCTCGTCGTCCTCTCCACATCCCTGGTGATCACCGCGGTCTTGGGATTCCTCGTGGTGCGTTTGCTCCCCGGTACGGGCGTGGCACGCCGTTTCGTCCTGGGGGAGTCTCTCGCCGCTCGAGCGGGATTCAGCTCGCATGACGAGGCCGAGAAGGAAGGCTTCCCCCTGGGTACTCTGGGCGAGGCAATTACCGACTTGAGGCCAGCGGGGAAGATCAAAGTCGCGAGCAAGAGGATCGATGCCGTCTCCGAGGGCGACTATATCGCCTCGGGCGAACGGGTGAAGATCGTTCAATGGCGCTCGGGCACAGCCGTCGTCAGGGCGGAACCGGGAAATCGCGCATGA
- a CDS encoding PIN domain-containing protein gives MKYIDASVVLRLLFAEPGPTVVLSAGDRAASSELIEVEAFRAVDRERLLGNLGDRETALKRKELTELLAKLDLAAMDRPVIERAKSSFAINVRALDAIHVATAEILAAEAEGEPLEFWTHDDRQATAALSRGLTVYGTTAS, from the coding sequence ATGAAGTACATCGACGCTAGCGTGGTTCTGCGGCTCTTGTTCGCGGAGCCGGGACCTACCGTTGTTCTTTCCGCCGGTGACCGGGCGGCGTCCTCGGAGCTCATCGAGGTCGAGGCGTTCCGGGCGGTCGACCGCGAACGCCTGCTCGGAAACCTCGGCGATCGGGAAACGGCACTCAAGCGCAAGGAGTTGACCGAGCTTCTCGCCAAGCTCGACCTTGCCGCTATGGATCGCCCGGTGATCGAACGAGCGAAGAGCTCGTTCGCGATAAACGTGCGCGCGCTCGACGCGATCCACGTAGCCACCGCGGAGATCCTGGCCGCGGAAGCCGAGGGCGAGCCGCTGGAGTTCTGGACGCACGACGATCGCCAGGCGACGGCGGCGCTGTCGCGCGGGCTGACGGTCTATGGAACCACGGCTTCGTGA
- a CDS encoding ABC transporter permease codes for MRFAALVYRLLLRTYPGAFRRDHEASMRSTFEAIARRDGVMRTLAREMIDVPRSAIRLRSERRIRSGKGAEIELWFKDLRQATRALFRVPGFTIAAIVSLALGIGVNAGVFGLVDAALVKPMPLDAPESVVAIYATRGADRFPSNFSYPNYVDLAEATNVFSDVVGFQGAPLSLNVGGADPELVWCEIVTDNYFSGLRVPFARGRGFARGDGRAAVLSYEFWNRRFGASESALGSQLRLNGNDFTVVGIASEGFTGAKFLGFTPQLWVPIRAHEVVWPGSEGRLERRTGGWLNLRARLTEGASSGEAAAALEAIASRLEAEHPDINRELRLHLIPAARKTEPVIEIEVGSAIPIAARVVFAVGGIVLLLACANVASLQLARSASRRRELAVRISMGATRSRLVRQLLLESLLLAVAGGSLGLALGKSLIDAAMRLNPVLDFSVDLGAKVDARVVMFTALVSLLAGFVAGLLPALRAARRDASESFRDSDSARRRMSRRWIVIPQLALSLVALLSAGLLVRSFQNVRAASPGFAKQGLLLASVNLDLHGYGPVRGRRFHRLLLQRLRSLPTVEAASLAFPLPLDASSRGGRLFPDTAPGSTKDDDGLLVFSSVVGEGYFDTMSTEIVAGRAFDERDHEDARPVAIVNETLANLFWPSESPVGRGLRTSREKPPLEVIGVARDGKYMTLGEQPRPYFFLPLRQEYSSPITILVRTRATPRSFEEGLRREVRALDPTLPVYGVKTMEEFLGRSTAGPRGLALAISLFALLALALAAVGIYGLMSFSVSQKRRYIGIRMALGATRRDVFKLFLKEAASVVFLGLAIGLPAAWASTRVLSSLLFGVSPGNPPVLLSVVLLLVAVALAGSLFPSRRATQLDPISTLRHE; via the coding sequence ATGCGCTTCGCCGCCCTCGTCTACCGTCTCCTTCTGCGAACGTATCCCGGGGCGTTTCGTCGTGACCACGAAGCGTCGATGCGCTCTACGTTCGAGGCGATTGCGCGCCGGGACGGCGTGATGCGGACGCTCGCACGCGAGATGATCGACGTTCCCCGCAGCGCTATCCGCCTGCGAAGCGAACGGCGCATCCGTTCTGGGAAAGGAGCGGAGATTGAGCTCTGGTTCAAGGACCTTCGGCAGGCGACCAGGGCGCTTTTTCGGGTTCCAGGTTTCACGATCGCTGCAATCGTATCGCTCGCACTCGGGATCGGCGTGAACGCTGGCGTCTTCGGACTCGTCGATGCCGCGCTGGTGAAGCCGATGCCGCTAGACGCGCCCGAGAGCGTGGTGGCCATCTATGCGACTCGGGGGGCAGACCGCTTCCCTTCGAACTTCAGCTATCCGAATTACGTCGATCTCGCCGAGGCAACCAACGTCTTCTCCGATGTCGTGGGTTTTCAAGGGGCGCCGCTCAGTCTCAACGTAGGGGGAGCCGATCCCGAGCTCGTCTGGTGCGAGATCGTCACCGACAACTACTTCTCCGGCCTTCGGGTCCCCTTCGCTCGAGGCCGCGGATTTGCTCGTGGCGACGGGCGTGCTGCGGTTCTGAGCTACGAGTTCTGGAACCGCCGCTTCGGCGCGAGCGAGAGCGCCCTCGGCTCCCAGCTTCGTCTGAACGGGAACGATTTCACCGTCGTGGGTATCGCGAGCGAAGGCTTTACCGGCGCGAAGTTCCTGGGTTTCACGCCGCAGCTCTGGGTCCCGATCCGCGCTCACGAGGTGGTCTGGCCGGGAAGCGAAGGGCGGCTCGAACGCCGCACGGGCGGCTGGCTCAATCTTCGCGCGCGACTCACGGAAGGAGCCAGCTCGGGGGAGGCGGCCGCCGCCCTCGAAGCGATCGCCTCTCGTCTCGAGGCAGAGCATCCTGACATCAATCGAGAGCTCCGGCTCCATCTCATTCCCGCCGCGCGCAAGACCGAGCCCGTCATCGAGATCGAGGTCGGGAGCGCCATTCCCATTGCCGCCCGAGTGGTCTTCGCCGTTGGAGGGATCGTGCTGCTCCTCGCCTGTGCCAACGTGGCAAGCCTGCAGCTCGCGCGTTCCGCTTCTCGGCGAAGGGAGCTGGCCGTGCGCATCTCGATGGGTGCCACCCGGAGCAGGCTCGTCCGGCAGCTTCTCCTCGAAAGCTTACTGCTGGCGGTCGCCGGTGGGAGTCTCGGCCTCGCGCTGGGAAAGTCTCTGATCGATGCCGCGATGCGCCTGAACCCGGTTCTCGATTTTTCCGTCGACCTCGGGGCCAAGGTGGATGCACGGGTGGTGATGTTCACCGCTCTCGTCTCGCTACTCGCGGGTTTCGTGGCGGGTCTCCTGCCCGCTCTCCGCGCGGCACGGCGCGACGCCTCGGAGTCCTTTCGAGACTCGGACTCGGCGCGCCGAAGAATGAGCCGACGCTGGATCGTCATCCCCCAGCTCGCGCTCTCCCTGGTCGCTCTTCTCTCGGCCGGACTCCTGGTGCGCAGCTTTCAGAACGTACGCGCGGCCAGTCCGGGCTTCGCGAAGCAAGGGTTGCTCCTCGCCTCCGTCAATCTCGATTTGCACGGTTACGGCCCGGTTCGCGGCCGACGCTTTCATCGGTTGCTTCTCCAGCGTTTGCGGAGCTTGCCCACGGTCGAAGCGGCGAGCCTCGCCTTCCCGCTTCCTCTCGATGCGTCGTCCCGTGGAGGTCGACTGTTTCCCGACACCGCACCAGGCTCGACCAAAGACGACGATGGCTTGTTGGTTTTCTCTAGCGTCGTCGGCGAGGGGTATTTCGACACGATGTCGACCGAGATCGTCGCCGGCCGAGCGTTCGACGAACGAGACCACGAGGACGCGAGGCCGGTTGCGATCGTGAACGAAACGCTGGCCAATCTGTTCTGGCCTTCGGAAAGTCCGGTCGGCCGCGGACTCCGAACGAGCCGCGAAAAGCCGCCGCTCGAGGTGATCGGTGTGGCGCGCGACGGCAAGTACATGACGCTCGGCGAGCAGCCGCGGCCGTACTTCTTTCTCCCGCTCCGACAGGAATACTCGTCGCCAATCACGATCCTCGTTCGCACGCGCGCAACGCCGCGAAGCTTCGAGGAAGGTTTGCGGCGCGAAGTGCGTGCCCTCGATCCGACGTTACCGGTGTACGGGGTGAAGACAATGGAAGAATTCCTCGGACGCTCGACCGCTGGCCCGCGAGGACTCGCGCTCGCAATCTCGCTCTTCGCCCTTCTCGCGCTCGCACTCGCCGCGGTGGGTATCTACGGCCTGATGAGCTTCTCGGTCTCCCAGAAACGACGTTACATCGGAATTCGCATGGCGCTCGGCGCCACGAGAAGGGACGTGTTCAAACTTTTTCTGAAGGAAGCGGCAAGCGTTGTCTTTCTCGGCTTGGCGATCGGCCTTCCCGCGGCATGGGCTTCCACCCGCGTCCTGTCGAGCCTGCTATTCGGCGTGAGTCCCGGAAATCCACCGGTGCTCCTATCGGTCGTGTTGCTCCTTGTCGCGGTGGCGCTCGCCGGGAGCTTGTTCCCGTCACGAAGAGCCACACAGCTCGATCCTATCTCGACTCTTCGGCACGAGTAG
- the floA gene encoding flotillin-like protein FloA (flotillin-like protein involved in membrane lipid rafts): MGIVALAFLILVGIGFLLYFVPIGLWIAAWSSGASVGIGTLIAMRLRRVPPSLIINPRISAVKAGLNLSVNQLEAHYLSKGNVERVVQALISADKANIALTFERAAAIDLAGRNVLEAVQMSVNPKVITTPKVAAVAKDGIQLIAQSRVTVRADIDRLVGGAGEETVVARVGEGVVSTIGSADTHKHVLENPDIISKTVLKKGLDAGTAFEILSIDIADIDVGANIGAKLQTEQAEADKQIAQAKAEGRRAMAVAQEQEMKARVHEMRAKVVEAEAEVPMAMAQAFREGKLGVMDYYNMQNVVADTKMRDSIARSGEPEDSDERK; this comes from the coding sequence ATGGGAATCGTAGCCCTTGCTTTTCTAATTCTGGTCGGAATTGGGTTCCTTCTGTACTTCGTGCCTATCGGCTTGTGGATCGCGGCCTGGTCCTCGGGAGCATCCGTCGGCATCGGAACGCTCATCGCCATGCGGCTCAGGCGCGTTCCCCCGTCGCTCATCATCAATCCTCGCATCAGCGCGGTCAAGGCCGGCCTCAACTTGAGCGTCAACCAGCTCGAAGCGCACTACCTTTCCAAGGGAAACGTCGAGCGCGTCGTGCAAGCGCTCATCTCCGCCGACAAGGCGAATATCGCGCTCACCTTCGAGCGCGCCGCCGCCATCGACCTCGCGGGCCGAAACGTCCTCGAGGCCGTCCAGATGAGCGTCAACCCCAAAGTCATCACGACGCCCAAGGTCGCGGCGGTCGCGAAGGACGGCATCCAGCTCATCGCCCAGAGCCGCGTGACGGTGCGCGCCGATATCGACAGGCTGGTCGGTGGGGCGGGAGAAGAGACCGTCGTCGCACGCGTCGGCGAGGGCGTCGTCTCCACCATCGGCTCGGCCGACACCCACAAACACGTGCTGGAGAACCCGGACATCATTTCCAAGACCGTGCTGAAGAAAGGTCTCGATGCCGGCACCGCCTTCGAGATCCTCTCGATCGACATCGCCGACATCGATGTGGGAGCCAACATCGGAGCCAAGCTCCAGACGGAGCAGGCAGAAGCCGACAAGCAGATCGCGCAGGCGAAAGCGGAGGGTCGCCGCGCCATGGCGGTCGCGCAGGAGCAAGAGATGAAGGCCCGGGTGCACGAGATGCGAGCCAAGGTCGTCGAGGCCGAGGCGGAAGTGCCTATGGCCATGGCCCAGGCGTTCCGGGAGGGAAAGCTAGGAGTCATGGACTACTACAACATGCAGAACGTAGTGGCGGACACCAAGATGCGCGACTCGATCGCCCGCTCGGGCGAGCCCGAGGATTCCGATGAACGCAAATAG
- a CDS encoding helix-turn-helix transcriptional regulator — MQAITPTLPMLQILIALVDEDRHGYGILLEIERRTGTRLGTGTLYTTLQRLQAKKLIEETEKRPDPADDDARRRYYRLTSTGREMAERESTRLERVVEMARAKALLS; from the coding sequence ATGCAGGCGATAACCCCCACGCTGCCCATGCTGCAAATTCTGATTGCCCTCGTCGACGAGGACCGTCACGGCTACGGCATCCTTCTCGAGATCGAGCGAAGAACGGGGACGCGTCTCGGAACCGGAACCCTCTATACGACGCTGCAGCGGCTTCAGGCAAAGAAGCTCATCGAGGAGACGGAGAAACGACCCGATCCGGCGGACGACGACGCACGCCGAAGGTACTACCGCTTGACGTCCACGGGTCGCGAGATGGCTGAGCGTGAAAGCACGCGGCTCGAACGCGTCGTCGAGATGGCGCGAGCCAAAGCGCTCTTGTCGTAA
- a CDS encoding VCBS repeat-containing protein, which produces MVRPRLLAFLTLSLFLTSCRRGEQPDGTVSGARIDFLEEIPIGEQPSSPPPWITNLEIHDLDGDGLLDVVLCDATLNQVRWVRQTAPGTFEERQVGSVVLAPAHVTPSDIDRDGDVDLLVAEMGQIYPSNAKIGAVNLFENTGGERFEQRILIDNVARVTDIQPGDFDGDGDIDLAVAQFGYDDGEIRWMENLGDWRFSSEQLLDLPGTIHVPVADMDGDGDLDITAVVSQTWEQIYVFENDGAGTFTAHIVYGATNEDFGSSGISLADLDQDGDQDVLYTNGDAFDYTPSLPRPWHGVQWLENQGGLTFEYHALGLFPGAFSARALDVDHDSDLDVVAVSLFADWSDPLAASIVWFENDGEQRFTKREIATAPTHLVVIDDGDLDADGWTDVVTGGLYSHEPFDRLSRVTWWRNRWSER; this is translated from the coding sequence ATGGTGCGACCACGCCTGCTAGCATTCTTGACCCTGTCCCTGTTCCTCACCAGCTGCCGGAGGGGGGAACAACCAGATGGCACTGTCTCGGGCGCACGGATCGACTTTCTCGAGGAGATACCGATTGGCGAGCAACCTTCCTCTCCCCCGCCGTGGATCACGAACCTCGAGATCCACGATCTGGACGGCGATGGGCTACTCGACGTGGTGCTCTGCGACGCGACGTTGAATCAGGTCCGGTGGGTCCGCCAGACGGCTCCGGGAACGTTCGAAGAGCGGCAGGTAGGCTCGGTCGTCCTCGCCCCCGCTCATGTCACGCCAAGCGATATCGATCGGGACGGCGACGTCGACCTCCTCGTCGCCGAGATGGGTCAGATTTACCCCAGCAATGCCAAAATCGGAGCCGTCAACCTGTTCGAGAATACCGGCGGAGAGCGCTTCGAGCAAAGGATCTTGATTGATAACGTGGCCCGGGTCACCGACATCCAGCCGGGAGATTTCGACGGCGACGGCGACATCGATCTGGCGGTCGCCCAGTTCGGCTATGACGACGGTGAAATTCGCTGGATGGAGAATCTCGGCGATTGGCGCTTCTCCAGCGAGCAGCTTCTGGACCTTCCCGGGACCATCCACGTTCCCGTGGCGGACATGGACGGCGACGGGGATCTGGACATCACCGCTGTCGTCTCGCAGACCTGGGAGCAGATTTATGTATTCGAGAACGACGGGGCCGGGACGTTCACCGCCCACATCGTCTACGGGGCCACCAACGAAGACTTCGGAAGTAGCGGCATCTCTCTGGCGGACCTCGATCAGGACGGCGATCAGGACGTACTCTACACGAACGGGGACGCGTTCGACTACACCCCATCTCTTCCCCGTCCCTGGCACGGTGTCCAGTGGCTGGAGAACCAGGGGGGGCTCACGTTCGAGTACCACGCACTCGGTCTGTTTCCCGGCGCCTTCTCCGCCCGAGCCCTCGACGTGGATCACGATTCCGATCTCGACGTCGTTGCGGTGAGCCTCTTTGCCGACTGGTCCGATCCCCTCGCGGCATCGATCGTCTGGTTCGAGAACGACGGTGAGCAACGGTTCACCAAGCGCGAGATCGCAACCGCCCCCACTCATCTCGTGGTGATCGACGACGGTGACCTCGACGCCGACGGTTGGACGGACGTCGTCACCGGAGGTCTCTATTCGCACGAGCCATTCGACCGCCTGAGCCGCGTGACCTGGTGGCGCAATCGCTGGTCAGAACGTTGA
- a CDS encoding 8-oxo-dGTP diphosphatase — MRFQDIDWENWHAQDPATLVFVIQNGSMLLIEKKRGLGAGKINAPGGRLEPYEQPIDGAVREAEEELLITPSALTRVGENRFQFVDGYSIHVHVFRASGYTGVPTETAEAKPLWVPLDKIPFDEMWEDDRLWVPLVVAGTRFSGRYLFDGDAMLGHELQVLR, encoded by the coding sequence ATGAGGTTTCAAGATATCGACTGGGAAAACTGGCATGCCCAGGATCCGGCGACGCTGGTGTTCGTCATCCAGAACGGCTCGATGCTTCTCATCGAGAAGAAGAGGGGTCTGGGCGCGGGAAAGATCAACGCCCCCGGAGGAAGGCTCGAGCCTTACGAGCAGCCGATCGATGGTGCCGTCCGCGAGGCCGAGGAGGAGCTTCTCATTACACCGAGCGCTCTGACCCGAGTGGGCGAGAACCGATTCCAGTTCGTCGACGGCTACTCGATTCATGTCCACGTGTTTCGAGCGAGCGGCTACACCGGGGTACCCACCGAGACCGCCGAGGCCAAACCGTTGTGGGTCCCCCTGGACAAAATCCCCTTCGACGAGATGTGGGAGGACGACCGCCTCTGGGTTCCGCTCGTCGTTGCGGGAACCCGCTTCAGCGGCCGCTACCTCTTCGATGGCGACGCGATGCTGGGTCATGAGCTTCAGGTCTTGCGCTGA
- a CDS encoding NfeD family protein, giving the protein MSDPLITVVALLVAGYLLVALELFVIPGFGVTGILGLVCLAAGCFYAFHFFGSAYGTLAVVLVLGSTTAVMLWIPKSRFGKDVVLLSSLSKAHSAETELETGRTGVAESDLRPAGIARFGELRRGVVTEGEFIEAGSSIIVTEVRGSRIVVELAARSSEERPRPA; this is encoded by the coding sequence ATGAGCGATCCTCTCATCACCGTCGTCGCCTTGCTCGTCGCCGGATATCTTCTAGTGGCTCTCGAGCTCTTCGTCATCCCCGGGTTCGGCGTGACCGGAATACTGGGCCTCGTCTGCCTCGCTGCCGGTTGTTTCTACGCATTCCATTTTTTCGGGAGCGCATACGGAACCCTGGCCGTCGTGCTCGTGCTCGGATCGACCACCGCGGTGATGCTCTGGATTCCCAAGAGTCGCTTTGGAAAGGACGTTGTGCTGTTGTCGTCTCTCTCCAAGGCGCACTCCGCCGAGACCGAGCTCGAGACGGGGCGAACCGGCGTCGCCGAATCGGATCTCCGTCCCGCTGGCATCGCGCGCTTCGGCGAGCTCAGGCGTGGCGTCGTTACCGAGGGAGAGTTCATCGAAGCCGGCTCCTCCATCATCGTTACCGAAGTGCGAGGCTCTCGAATCGTCGTGGAGCTCGCCGCGCGATCGAGCGAGGAGCGGCCCAGACCCGCGTGA